Proteins encoded together in one Telopea speciosissima isolate NSW1024214 ecotype Mountain lineage chromosome 4, Tspe_v1, whole genome shotgun sequence window:
- the LOC122659212 gene encoding uncharacterized protein LOC122659212 produces the protein MPTIEQYGGMTDPEDHLESFKSVMLFQGASDAIMCRAFPSTLKGSVRQWFACLRPLLVTSFMELGRAFIANFMSSRVYRKTATNLLAIRQHSNEMLRAFLTRVNNEASEVWDLDPIVKFQALHSGIRDVELKKSLNMEEPADMYDLFSHCEKHINLAKVLMVEQEKETKPEKKSQE, from the coding sequence ATGCCCACCATTGAGCAGTATGGAGGTATGACAGATCCAGAGGACCATCTGGAAAGTTTCAAGTCTGTAATGCTCTTCCAGGGAGCATCAGACGCCATCATGTGCCGGGCATTCCCCTCTACCTTGAAGGGCTCGGTAAGGCAGTGGTTCGCGTGCCTGAGGCCGCTATTAGTCACCAGTTTCATGGAACTTGGACGGGCCTTCATAGCCAACTTCATGAGCAGCAGAGTCTACAGGAAGACAGCAACCAATCTATTGGCCATCAGACAACATTCTAATGAGATGCTAAGAGCCTTTCTCACAAGGGTCAACAACGAGGCGTCAGAGGTATGGGATTTAGACCCTATTGTGAAATTCCAGGCCCTGCACAGTGGCATCAGGGATGTAGAATTGAAGAAATCCTTGAACATGGAGGAGCCTGCAGATATGTACGATCTTTTCTCGCACTGTGAAAAGCACATCAATCTTGCAAAGGTTCTTATGGTCGAGCAAGAGAAGGAAACaaagccagaaaaaaaaagtcagGAATAG